One region of Oxalobacteraceae bacterium OTU3CAMAD1 genomic DNA includes:
- a CDS encoding alpha/beta hydrolase: MSIVAEDAGTWVLLRGLMREQRHWGRFPNQLAETVVGAEVVTPDLPGNGQRHALRSPTTVADMVAFCRQDLLARGARPPYSLLALSLGGMVAVEWASRHPGELTRCVLINTSMRPHSRFHERLRWQNYGAIVRQLLDGGVDQQERLILRLTSRHGDAAERAGLLNRWLGYQREFPVTRANALRQLWSAARFRAPAARPAVPLLVLSSAGDQLVDPRCSRRLAEAWQAEHREHPDAGHDLPLDDGAWVAGQVGKWLAAGKAG, encoded by the coding sequence ATGAGCATCGTGGCCGAGGACGCCGGCACCTGGGTGCTGTTGCGCGGCCTGATGCGCGAGCAGCGCCACTGGGGTCGCTTTCCCAACCAGTTGGCCGAGACGGTGGTCGGCGCCGAAGTCGTCACGCCCGACCTGCCCGGCAACGGCCAGCGGCATGCGCTGCGCAGCCCGACGACGGTGGCGGACATGGTCGCGTTCTGCCGCCAGGATCTGCTGGCGCGCGGCGCGCGCCCGCCCTATTCGCTGCTGGCGCTGTCGCTGGGCGGCATGGTGGCGGTGGAATGGGCCAGCCGCCATCCGGGCGAGTTGACCCGCTGCGTGCTGATCAACACCAGCATGCGTCCCCACAGCCGCTTCCACGAGCGGCTGCGCTGGCAAAACTATGGCGCCATCGTCAGGCAGTTGCTCGATGGCGGCGTCGACCAGCAGGAACGGCTGATCCTGCGCCTGACCAGCCGCCACGGCGACGCCGCCGAACGCGCCGGCCTGCTGAACCGCTGGCTGGGTTACCAGCGCGAGTTTCCCGTCACGCGCGCCAACGCGCTGCGCCAGCTGTGGTCGGCCGCGCGCTTCCGCGCCCCGGCGGCGCGTCCCGCCGTGCCGCTGCTGGTGTTGAGCAGCGCCGGCGACCAGCTGGTCGATCCGCGCTGCTCGCGCCGGCTGGCCGAGGCTTGGCAAGCCGAGCACCGCGAGCATCCCGACGCCGGCCACGACCTGCCCCTGGACGACGGCGCCTGGGTCGCCGGCCAGGTCGGAAAATGGCTGGCCGCCGGCAAAGCCGGGTAA
- a CDS encoding YkgJ family cysteine cluster protein, with product MTSTTPAMACRPNCGACCTAPSISSAIPGMPNGKPAGVRCIQLQDDNRCGIFGRPERPACCGGLQPSAEMCGASREQAMLWLDELERATAPAN from the coding sequence ATGACCTCGACCACACCGGCGATGGCATGCCGCCCGAACTGTGGCGCCTGCTGTACCGCCCCCTCCATCTCCAGCGCCATCCCCGGTATGCCCAACGGCAAGCCGGCCGGCGTGCGCTGCATCCAGCTCCAGGACGACAACCGCTGCGGCATCTTCGGCAGGCCGGAGCGCCCGGCCTGCTGCGGCGGTTTGCAGCCGTCCGCGGAAATGTGCGGCGCCAGCCGCGAGCAAGCGATGCTGTGGCTGGACGAACTGGAGCGCGCCACCGCGCCGGCCAACTGA
- a CDS encoding EAL domain-containing protein — protein MDKKHEHRNDARTVLFVDPNGDILTWDRESAAAFGWPDGQSKNIADVLAPEAREDWKRDAAALLSEGGSRTVDVAADDARPRRAHMRLWPQYAPDGQLAGCAIDIAAAQPGGRRRADMIGALPLSAIIKLFPGTFYVIDREGRFVLWNSNLERMTEMTSRQLERLKVSQLFNKEDRARVEENLRAVIDQNQEALIEASFVSRSGKASTFLMSGTRIRCEDEHYVCGIGLDMTRRHEQEILLRLRERALHAASNGIIISRCAGKDNPIVYVNPAFERITGYSAQEVMGRDSRFMAAPGLDQDARMQLREAICERREANVIFRNLRKDGELFWNELTITPVHDDNGIVTHYIGVINDVTAVKQRTSHLEHRVNHDPLTGLANRNLLWDRLEQALHVAQRNKTLVATMLIDLNKFKLINDTFGHEAGDVVLTAVARRMLASVRDSDTVARLSGDEFVLVLANQPSLRYTLRMIDRLREALAVPVAFDSTEIAIGAAIGVSIYPHDGDSPVDLVKAADIAMYHAKSAGKSDVHFYSADMKSSSDAKHKMEADMRAALDKDEFFLLFQPRLCTRTDRYGSVEALLRWRHPELGVLTPISFMAEAEENGMVRAIGARVLDLAVQFLRDMRDEGFVDLAASINVGYREISQPNFIADIHRRLMDAGLPADSLALEINEKNLVRNLQLSRDVTRQMHDAGIKLSIDEFGNGFTSLSNLPALGASHLKLNKTAVSGISQDGDHGTLATILIDVGHDLKIEVVGTGVETELQAAFLRENGCDELQGSFISHPLAASALKPLLVPHSRRT, from the coding sequence ATGGACAAAAAACACGAACACCGCAACGATGCCCGTACCGTCTTATTCGTCGACCCGAACGGCGACATCCTGACCTGGGACCGCGAAAGCGCCGCCGCGTTCGGATGGCCGGACGGCCAATCAAAAAACATCGCCGACGTGCTGGCGCCGGAGGCGCGCGAAGACTGGAAGCGCGACGCCGCCGCGCTGCTGTCGGAGGGCGGCAGCCGGACCGTCGACGTCGCCGCCGACGACGCGCGCCCGCGCCGCGCCCACATGCGGCTGTGGCCGCAGTACGCGCCGGACGGCCAACTGGCCGGCTGCGCCATCGATATCGCCGCCGCGCAGCCAGGCGGCCGGCGCAGGGCCGACATGATCGGCGCGCTGCCGCTCAGCGCCATCATCAAACTGTTTCCGGGAACCTTTTATGTGATCGACCGCGAAGGCCGCTTCGTGCTGTGGAACAGCAACCTGGAACGCATGACCGAAATGACGTCGCGCCAGCTCGAACGACTCAAGGTGTCACAGCTGTTCAACAAGGAGGACCGCGCCCGGGTCGAGGAAAATCTGCGCGCGGTGATCGACCAGAACCAGGAGGCGCTGATCGAGGCCAGCTTCGTCAGCCGCAGCGGCAAGGCCAGCACCTTCCTGATGTCCGGCACGCGCATCCGTTGCGAGGACGAGCATTACGTCTGCGGCATCGGGCTGGACATGACCCGCCGCCACGAACAGGAAATCCTGCTGCGCCTGCGCGAGCGCGCGCTGCACGCGGCCAGCAACGGCATCATCATCAGCCGCTGCGCCGGCAAGGACAATCCGATCGTCTACGTCAACCCGGCTTTCGAACGCATCACCGGCTACAGCGCGCAGGAAGTCATGGGCCGCGATTCGCGCTTCATGGCGGCGCCCGGACTGGACCAGGACGCCCGCATGCAGCTGCGCGAGGCCATCTGCGAGCGGCGCGAGGCCAACGTGATTTTCCGCAACCTGCGCAAGGACGGCGAGCTGTTCTGGAACGAGCTGACCATCACGCCGGTGCACGACGACAACGGCATTGTCACGCACTACATCGGGGTCATCAACGACGTCACCGCCGTCAAGCAGCGCACCTCGCACCTGGAACACCGGGTCAACCACGATCCCCTGACCGGGCTGGCCAACCGCAACCTGCTGTGGGACCGGCTTGAGCAGGCGCTGCATGTCGCCCAGCGCAACAAAACGCTGGTGGCGACGATGCTGATCGACCTGAACAAGTTCAAGCTGATCAACGACACCTTCGGCCACGAGGCCGGCGACGTGGTGCTGACCGCAGTCGCCAGGCGCATGCTGGCGTCGGTGCGCGACAGCGACACCGTCGCCCGGCTCAGCGGCGACGAATTCGTGCTGGTGCTGGCCAACCAGCCGTCGCTGCGCTACACCTTGCGCATGATCGACCGGCTGCGCGAGGCGCTGGCGGTGCCGGTCGCCTTCGACAGCACCGAGATCGCCATCGGCGCGGCCATCGGCGTGAGCATCTATCCGCACGACGGCGATTCCCCGGTCGACCTGGTCAAGGCGGCCGACATCGCCATGTACCACGCCAAATCGGCCGGCAAAAGCGATGTGCACTTTTATTCGGCGGACATGAAGTCGTCCTCGGACGCCAAACACAAGATGGAAGCGGACATGCGCGCGGCACTCGACAAGGACGAGTTCTTTTTGCTGTTCCAGCCGCGCCTGTGCACGCGGACCGATCGCTACGGCAGCGTCGAGGCGCTGCTGCGCTGGCGCCACCCCGAACTGGGGGTGTTGACGCCGATTTCGTTCATGGCCGAGGCCGAGGAGAACGGCATGGTGCGGGCGATCGGCGCACGCGTGCTCGATCTCGCGGTGCAGTTCCTGCGCGACATGCGCGACGAGGGCTTCGTCGATCTGGCGGCCTCCATCAATGTCGGCTACCGCGAAATCAGCCAGCCGAACTTTATCGCCGACATCCATCGGCGCTTGATGGACGCCGGTTTGCCGGCCGACAGCCTGGCACTGGAAATCAACGAAAAGAATTTGGTGCGTAACCTGCAACTGAGCCGCGATGTAACACGGCAAATGCATGACGCCGGCATTAAACTGTCCATCGACGAGTTCGGCAATGGTTTTACCAGCTTGAGCAACCTGCCCGCGCTGGGGGCGTCTCACCTGAAACTAAACAAGACGGCGGTCAGCGGGATTTCCCAGGACGGCGACCATGGCACGCTGGCGACCATACTGATCGACGTCGGCCACGATCTGAAAATAGAGGTGGTCGGCACGGGCGTGGAGACGGAACTGCAAGCGGCGTTCCTGCGTGAGAACGGCTGCGACGAACTGCAGGGCAGCTTTATCAGCCACCCGCTGGCGGCCAGCGCCCTCAAACCGCTACTGGTGCCGCATTCCCGGCGCACCTAG
- a CDS encoding LysR substrate-binding domain-containing protein — MNKPLRSLSGLVDFDCAARWGSFKLAAQELHKTPAAISLQVKQLEAALGFELFIRHPRHITLTEKGQELAVTVRRVLGELRAKVEALRGDDEEKILRISTTHSLAIKWLVQRIDRFTKLYPELDIRIDSTDRLVDMNDDNTDVALRITEVDNDDPDFLFHVRLVAVYSPSLLAQGETALTPADLRRFPLLYEDSTENWIRLLRDHGLLKGKHDFSRSYTNAAVLVQAALAGHGVGLTHYTIAYEDIRSGALKMIPGFTATYGRGYRLLVNPGKRGMSKVAHFSAWLRAEIAEVERSFD, encoded by the coding sequence ATGAACAAACCGTTGCGCTCCCTGTCCGGCCTCGTCGACTTCGACTGCGCGGCCCGCTGGGGCAGTTTCAAGCTGGCCGCACAGGAACTGCACAAGACGCCGGCGGCGATCAGCCTGCAGGTCAAGCAGCTCGAGGCCGCGCTCGGCTTCGAGCTGTTCATCCGCCACCCGCGCCACATCACGCTGACGGAAAAGGGGCAGGAGCTGGCCGTGACGGTGCGCCGCGTGCTGGGCGAGCTGCGCGCCAAGGTCGAGGCGCTGCGGGGCGACGACGAGGAGAAAATCCTGCGCATCTCGACCACCCATTCGCTGGCGATCAAATGGCTGGTGCAGCGCATCGACCGCTTCACCAAGCTGTATCCGGAGCTCGATATCCGCATCGACTCGACCGACCGGCTGGTCGATATGAACGACGACAACACCGACGTCGCGCTGCGCATCACGGAGGTCGACAACGACGATCCCGACTTTCTGTTCCACGTGCGGCTGGTGGCGGTCTACAGCCCGTCCTTGCTGGCACAAGGCGAGACGGCGCTGACCCCGGCCGACCTGCGGCGCTTTCCGCTGCTATACGAGGACTCCACCGAAAATTGGATCAGGTTGCTGCGCGATCACGGCTTGCTCAAGGGAAAGCACGACTTTTCGCGCTCCTACACCAACGCGGCGGTGCTGGTGCAGGCGGCGCTGGCCGGCCACGGCGTCGGCCTGACCCATTACACCATCGCCTATGAAGACATCCGCAGCGGCGCGCTGAAGATGATCCCCGGCTTCACCGCCACCTACGGGCGCGGCTACCGGCTGCTGGTCAACCCCGGCAAGCGCGGGATGAGCAAAGTTGCCCACTTCAGCGCCTGGCTGCGCGCCGAGATCGCCGAGGTCGAACGGTCATTCGATTGA
- a CDS encoding transporter substrate-binding domain-containing protein: protein MTASLRALLPLLAGALLAAQPSMTTAAATAEPAQRTLRFVQKIEDAPAQSGPRKGGFQEALGNALGKQLGMKVQFLGLPRKRMTSALESGDGDIVCGYLPAWFKGDFNWSRTFIPTSEVLIASKRVPAPASIEAVRGKTVGTVLGFHYPDIEQKLGADFVRDDAPSLNLTVRKWQAGRFDYFLTTGQSIEKQFPHGELAAGYNLLVVSEVKSGCAVSRKGHVTVEQVSAALDALEKNGEMTRLLRLR, encoded by the coding sequence ATGACCGCATCACTCCGTGCACTACTCCCCCTCCTCGCCGGCGCGCTGCTGGCGGCGCAGCCATCAATGACCACAGCGGCGGCGACGGCGGAGCCGGCCCAACGCACGCTGCGCTTCGTGCAAAAGATCGAAGACGCACCCGCCCAGTCGGGTCCGCGCAAGGGCGGCTTCCAGGAGGCCTTGGGCAACGCGCTGGGCAAGCAGCTGGGCATGAAGGTGCAGTTCCTCGGCCTGCCACGCAAACGCATGACGAGCGCGCTCGAATCGGGTGACGGCGACATCGTCTGCGGCTATCTGCCCGCCTGGTTCAAGGGCGACTTCAACTGGAGCCGCACTTTCATCCCCACCTCCGAGGTACTGATCGCCTCGAAACGGGTGCCGGCGCCGGCGTCGATCGAGGCCGTGCGCGGCAAAACCGTCGGCACCGTGCTCGGCTTCCACTACCCGGACATCGAACAAAAGCTCGGCGCCGACTTCGTGCGCGACGACGCTCCATCGCTCAACCTGACGGTGCGCAAGTGGCAGGCCGGGCGCTTCGACTATTTCCTGACCACGGGCCAGTCGATCGAGAAGCAATTCCCCCACGGCGAGCTGGCGGCCGGCTACAACCTGCTGGTCGTCAGCGAGGTCAAGAGCGGTTGCGCCGTTTCGCGCAAGGGCCACGTCACCGTGGAACAGGTCAGCGCCGCCCTCGACGCGCTGGAGAAAAACGGCGAAATGACGCGGTTGCTGCGGCTGCGCTGA